A stretch of Anolis carolinensis isolate JA03-04 unplaced genomic scaffold, rAnoCar3.1.pri scaffold_27, whole genome shotgun sequence DNA encodes these proteins:
- the garem2 gene encoding GRB2-associated and regulator of MAPK protein 2 yields MDGWMDGGVASPLKSVWEMFGECVEGLGDHEALLLHSCRQWTTVTAHSLEEGHYVVGPKIDIPLQFPGKFKLLDQDRDVREPVQFFSSVEEVAGTFPDRVFVLEAITFSVKVVSGEFSEDSEVYNFSLHAGDELTLMGQAEILCAKAPKEKSRLNTLLRKLGKAGGSAGGLISGGGGGPVEGVSGAGLKTPKGKMPCLICMNHRTNESLSLPFQCKGRFSTRSPQELQMQEGEHTVRSIIEKVRLPVNVTVPSRPPRNRYDLHCIREGHCYKLVSIISKTVVLGCAVREAEVSPFHLLLLADVPRFLLPEGLSLPGGLPDPPLERLLRDCAALCQERFDPNEYSRAVREAKPDLSEESVASPRRLRLCLQGRSARDQVAHSFQRLSLCLYSAGTVTAASSSSCSASSESSGQDPGPPVGGRRVPRRLVLPPTFRSQEPPEREEYLAPDWAPTPLRPPYERPYEELWSGQNYAEAPSGRPAPWAEDRAQADKVHDLKTFAGSTPLDAPPPVPPKSEAVREECRLLVAPPVPPRGSLAPPGSSPPPTVRFPKAQAGPLLASGLSYYSSGLHDDAPVPRSGSCSPSPDAYSLYCYPCTWGDCKVGETPNRSMLCNPPAQPRSPPPPAPPAASITGPSWPDPWPYSDPGRSTPLLDPVQSCQSCPLLKGPPPQKRFAPFGALNPFSSPASSSSSDWPEPLEWTRPPSPEPFEPFGGTPSPPPRAAPAFEPPPPEATAAWTLGCEGPAGRLFLTEVPPTSARPNSRPNGDGSPWQPPGDLSSLSLEGVSQCLRFIGLSEELAGRFARERIDGSIFVQLTEEILSEDFRLTKLQVKKVMQFIKGWRPKI; encoded by the exons GGAAGTTCAAGCTGCTGGACCAGGACCGGGACGTGCGGGAGCCGGTGCAGTTCTTCAGCAGCGTGGAGGAGGTGGCCGGCACCTTCCCCGACCGCGTCTTCGTCCTGGAGGCCATCACCTTCAGCGTCAAG GTAGTCTCAGGTGAGTTCAGCGAGGACAGCGAGGTCTACAACTTCTCCCTCCATGCTGGGGACGAGCTGACACTCATGGGTCAGGCGGAGATTCTGTGCGCCAAGGCCCCCAAGGAGAAGTCCCGCCTCAACACCCTGCTGCGGAAGTTGGGCAAAGCCGGAGGGAGTGCCGGTGGCCTCatcagcggaggaggaggaggccccgtCGAGGGGGTTAGCGGCGCCGGGCTCAAGACCCCGAAGGGCAAGATGCCCTGCCTGATCTGCATGAACCACCGGACCAACGAGAGCCTCAGCCTGCCCTTCCAGTGCAAGGGCCGCTTCAGCACCCGCTCGCCCCAGGAGCTGCAGATGCAGGAAGGGGAGCACACCGTGCGCAGCATCATCGAGAAG GTGCGTCTCCCGGTGAATGTGACGGTGCCGAGCCGCCCGCCGCGCAACCGCTACGACCTGCACTGCATCCGCGAGGGCCACTGCTACAAGCTGGTCAGCATCATCTCCAAGACGGTGGTGCTGGGCTGCGCGGTGCGGGAGGCGGAGGTGTCGCCCTTCCACCTGCTGCTCCTGGCCGACGTGCCGCGCTTCCTGCTGCCGGAGGGGCTGTCGCTGCCTGGTGGGCTGCCGGACCCCCCGCTGGAGAGGCTCCTCCGCGACTGCGCCGCTTTGTGCCAGGAGCGCTTTGATCCCAACGAGTACTCCCGGGCCGTGCGCGAGGCCAAGCCGGACCTGTCCGAGGAGAGTGTCGCCAGCCCACGGCGCCTGCGGCTGTGCCTCCAGGGCCGCTCCGCCCGTGACCAAGTGGCCCACTCCTTCCAGCGTCTCTCTCTTTGCCTCTACAGTGCCGGCACTGTCACCGccgcatcctcctcctcctgctcagcCTCCTCTGAGAGTTCCGGCCAAGACCCGGGCCCCCCTGTGGGAGGCAGAAGGGTCCCCCGGCGCCTTGTCCTGCCCCCCACTTTCCGCTCGCAGGAGCCCCCCGAGAGGGAAGAGTACCTGGCCCCCGACTGGGCTCCGACCCCTCTCCGACCCCCCTACGAGCGGCCCTACGAGGAGCTCTGGTCTGGGCAGAACTACGCTGAGGCCCCCAGTGGGAGGCCAGCGCCGTGGGCAGAGGACCGGGCCCAGGCCGACAAGGTCCACGACCTCAAGACCTTCGCCGGATCTACCCCCCTGGATGCCCCACCCCCCGTGCCCCCCAAGTCAGAGGCG GTTCGGGAGGAATGCCGCCTGCTTGTGGCTCCACCGGTGCCGCCCAGAGGGTCCCTTGCGCCCCCCGGCTCCAGCCCCCCACCCACAGTGCGATTCCCCAAAGCCCAGGCCGGCCCTTTGCTCGCCTCTGGCCTCTCGTACTACTCTTCCGGCCTCCACGACGACGC GCCTGTTCCCCGGAGCGGGAGCTGCTCCCCTTCCCCGGACGCTTACTCCCTCTACTGCTACCCCTGCACTTGGGGTGACTGCAAAGTCGGGGAGACCCCCAACCGGTCGATGCTGTGCAACCCACCGGCTCAGCCCCGTTCCCCTCCGCCGCCGGCCCCCCCAGCGGCGTCCATCACGGGACCTTCGTGGCCGGACCCTTGGCCTTATAGTGACCCGGGCAGATCCACCCCATTGCTGGATCCTGTCCAGAGCTGCCAGAGCTGCCCCCTCCTCAAGGGACCCCCTCCCCAGAAGCGCTTTGCCCCCTTCGGGGCCTTGAACCCCTTCTCCAGCCcagcttcttcctcctcctccgactGGCCGGAACCCCTGGAATGGACCCGGCCCCCTTCCCCTGAACCCTTTGAGCCCTTTGGGGGGACCCCTTCCCCGCCTCCCCGTGCCGCCCCGGCCTTTGAGCCACCACCTCCTGAGGCCACGGCCGCCTGGACACTGGGGTGCGAGGGGCCTGCGGGGCGGCTCTTCCTGACGGAGGTGCCCCCGACATCCGCCCGGCCCAACTCCCGGCCCAACGGGGACGGTTCCCCCTGGCAGCCCCCCGGTGACCTCTCCTCCCTCTCGCTGGAGGGCGTCTCCCAGTGCCTGCGCTTCATCGGACTCTCGGAGGAGCTGGCCGGGCGCTTTGCCCGCGAGCGCATCGATGGCAGCATCTTCGTCCAGCTGACCGAGGAGATCCTCTCCGAAGACTTCCGGTTGACCAAGCTCCAGGTCAAGAAGGTCATGCAGTTCATCAAGGGCTGGCGGCCCAAGATTTAA